The following DNA comes from Vespa velutina chromosome 11, iVesVel2.1, whole genome shotgun sequence.
CCCTCTTCGATGTATACCCCAAGAGCTCCAAAGTGCGATCCGGTAGACAGGTTGTGTCCGGAAATGCGGAACCATAAACTTGTCCGCatcgtagaaagagagaaaataaaaaacccgCGAAGACCATGCAGAATATGCtccacataaaaaaaaagaagctcaACTGCATTTATGTGCTCCTCATGTAGTGTTCCGCTGCACGTTGGACTGtgctttgaaaaatatcatacaAAATCAAAATACTAAACTAATTGTTTAAAAACCAGTACGCcgagtaattattatatgatttcatttttatttttttttatttttatatttagttattatattttgtatatttatatagtatagtacattattattatatttttgtttattatatcactttgtttattatatgatacatTTTGGTTATTAAATACTGTTAATCGATGAATTATGTGACAGTATATCGCCACCATGCCTTCCTCAAAAGCCTGCCAATTTGTCACAAAGCTGACAAAATGTACCGGCGGCAAGCGCAACTCTTTTTCCGAAACGTGCGGCAAAAAATCTATTGTCAACAGAAGTTATTTCTACTGAAAagtaatcatatttattaatatatatagattccAATATTGACATGAATAATGtgagaaagtatttttttcgatttactTTTCAATGAATTGAACTATtgctttttgaatttttctatagAATTGGATTACTACTGTTGAATTGCATGATCGAAACGTAtaacgattcttttttatttaataatcgataaagatcaatcgattaaatttacttGATAAGCACAAAGTTGCTTAGGTACAGCTAGAAAATAACACTTGAAACATTTCTTCATTGAAACTAGATGCCAATCACTTTTCTCAAGACTTCAGATTTGGGACCATAAAAACTCTATATACCTCCAaactgtaataattattttataatagctGTTATACAAAGTAAAAATAGACTCGAAATACCAACTTACAACTGTAACGACAGaacttataaaattttgttgcaTGTAATAGAACGGAAGAAAATCTGGACGAATTCTTTGGAATATTCTAACTTCTTCTGTAATTTAATAACTGTTAAATCGTTCAATTTTGTCTCATATTTCGGATGTACGGGATCTGTCAGATAACTATCCGACCTTGTGCTATAGCAGGAGAAATACCTAAGTTTGATTAATGGCAACGATATTCCTTTTAAAGTATTCCTCTTGGGAAGTTATAAACTTCTTCCAGTGATCCTTCTATTTTCGGAAACACTCCTTAGATTTAGATTTCCGAGCCGGTACTTTATGATGTAGTCAAACTGTTCAAGGACCAATAGCCAGCGTACTATTCGTAcacacgtttctttttcttcttgtgaGCGTAAACGCTCAGCAATTTGTGACAATGTATTCCTAGCAGGTAAACCCTGAATTTTTGCAACGCTCTTATTATCGCAAGCGTCTCTAATTCATAACTCGCGTATTTATTCTCTGCTGATATCGTTCGTCCACTCACATAATATATCGGGTGGATCTTATCCATTTCTCCGTCTTTCTGCATAAGTATgacgattttctctttctccgcgAAATTAAACTCTGCATCCTTTTTAAGCAGGCTCGTCAGCGTTTGAGCAATCTCGGAATACTTCGGAATGAACTTACGGTAATACCCTCTCAGGCCAAAAAAACTCTGTAACTTGTCGGGCCGTAGACAGAAACTCACACGCGGTTTTAACCTTTTTTCTGATAATTTGTCACGTATAATCTGTGTATCATTCATGAATGCATTGCCATATACTTTACGAATTGGATGGATGGTATTATCTAATATactctttatataatatacacgcGTTTATTGCTGTCAAATctaaaatattggaaaaaacTTGAAGGGACCATCGGAAATTCCCTCCTTTCACACTATATTTTCGTGCCATCTGGTCAACGACGTCCACACTaaactttgttttattataaaaagtaatggTTTCTAGAACACGTTTATAATTGTCTTTTATTTGTACACCTGTAAGTTTGCTGCTTGGAAGGAGGACTTTTACGTTaggtttatttttatacaaagtaAGTGTGCAGTTttctgatttatataaatatgaggAAAACAAAGTcatcttatccttttttcctcgGCTGGTTTTGGCAGTTCTCTTTTGTTAGACCGAATGGTACCAACCAaggttgtttttttttttgcaagcaATTTTTTAGCTAGCGGAATGCTTGTAAAGAAATTGTCTGTCGTTATATTTCTGTCttgttgtatatacatagatatggtTCGGCtaattttaatgttacaaACTCGATTTTGAGCATCGATTTCCATCTTTCCCCATATAAGGGAAactattcaaaatatattttgtttggaCGTCAACTGCTAAGCAAAACTTAATGCCAAATTTATAAGGTTTATTCAGCATATATTGCATAAACCCGCATCGGgctttcgttgaaaataacTGTTCATCTATTGAGATATTTTCATATGGCTTATAACAACCATGGCTATTATATATCTGTTCCATATTTCGGATATCAGCGCAAATTTATCTGTTTGTAATCTTTCGGAtcgttggtttttttttcaaagcgTATGAATCTCAGAATTTCTGTAAATTTATCTCTGCTCATCGTGTTTGCGAAAAAAGCGGGTCCCCATTTTTTCGACCATAGAAAAGAAGCTTTCAATGTTCTCGCTTCATATGCATCCCGGCGCCCTACCCCTAGATCCATCTGCTTTCAGTTTTATCCACTATGTCCCGTCAAatacaatttcaatttcacCCATTACATTTTGTGATGTGTTTGGAATGCTCATCCGCGCATCCTCAGAGTCAGAACTAAAAAGAATACGCATCCTTTTCTTGTTACGACACACTTTCAAGAAGTTTTCCTTTTCACTATCCGAagatctttctatctatctctccacTTTTAATGCATTTAGAACTTTCACTCTCATCTTCACTTTGGCCTAATTCATATTGATCTTATTCGGAGCTATCGTCAGAATAATCTTCATTGATGTTGACAATtttgttcaatattttattatatctcttgGATTTATTCATGATTCCTAAAAAAGGGGGATTggtcaaaataaaaacatactgTGCCCAAATTCAATTACCCTATTGTAAATACTTACGATAAACGGAGAATGTCTACAATAAATGAAACTTTTGCACACTGTCTTTGAAAAACGTTCTTACTCTCTCAGTGTAACAATCATACTGAAGATCGCCTTTGCTGAAGATATACATTGTGTGCCAATCCCGTTTCTCTAACACCATCAACTGATTTACCAGAGTAAATTTTCATCGCCCATGTATATCCCGTGCTTGAgcataattgaaataatttgattcCGTATTTGTGCGCTTTATTTGGTATATATTGTTTGAAGATGAGTCTTCCGCGCTACGGAATCAACGTTTCATCAATAACGATGTGTTCTCCAGGcgtgaatattttttgatacttTCCCACCAGTTTGTCGAATAGTGGGCGTATTTTTCCAAATCGATCGTTATGGGCAATGGACACATTATTGGCAAAATGAAAATTACTCAATAGTAACTCGAATCTATTTCGTGACATTATAGTACCCggtaattgaaaattatacagTGGGCTTTTCGACCAATAATTGGCAATGGGGTTTACTTTTATAACTCCCATATATAAAATCAGttccaaaaatttttttatttcttcgggATTAGTGGATTTCCACTTACGCATCCGTGAACACGATGTTAGGTCagatttatttaacttttgttCCACGTATCTATTTGTTTCTGATACAAGTAAGCCTATTATTTCGTCATCAATGAACAGCTCAAACACATCATATGGATTAACATCACCTGATAATTGCCTAATGAGGGCGCCCAttccggaaaaagaaaatgacttCTGCCGACCACTAAATTCATTCCATTCACCAAATTCAATTGTATTTTCCTCGGTATCatcaattcttctttcttcatcaaTGACCAATTCTTGCAAAATCTCGTCAATGGAATCTTCATTATATTCAGTACCACTACGATTGCACTGATCAATATTCGAATCGAAATCAGATGATGTAATTCTACttacatttctatttctagGAAATCTGATTTCTTCCTCATCGCTGCTATCTGAATTTATGTAAGCCTCGTAAAAGCTTTCTTGTTCACTGCTATTTGACTCTCTAACAAATaagttttccatttttcttttcgacatTTCAACGAATTAGGGTAgaaattttatgttatatcGTTCGTTACTCGGCAAAGACTCAAATTGATCCTGTACAATAGCGAGATGAGAAATAAAtgcgaaataacgaaaataaatgaacaagcATGATACCATGGAAACAAACGAAGCAAGAGATTATTCTTGCAACAACCAGCGATTCACATTCTTAAAATATCGGTGGGAATACCCAGCAGAATACGTTTCGTACAGCGTTATGCGTGGCCTGAAGGAGATTTTACTGAAAACGCGTGTGGCAGTCAACGTGTTAAAAAACTAACTCTATCCTGTGTAAAATGTTCTTGGAATTTATCATCAatgtaatcgataaaattactCACTTTTTGGATTCTTTGAATAAGAATATTTGGATTTCTGGAAATATTCTTATTCAAATGTAACATCcaaaatatttgaagaaatcttttccttcgaaatatatttccaAAAAATGGTATGTTTCTAGCATGTTCTTTAGTCCAATAACATTTCATATTAACAACTGGTATAGTACC
Coding sequences within:
- the LOC124953085 gene encoding piggyBac transposable element-derived protein 4-like, with amino-acid sequence MSKRKMENLFVRESNSSEQESFYEAYINSDSSDEEEIRFPRNRNVSRITSSDFDSNIDQCNRSGTEYNEDSIDEILQELVIDEERRIDDTEENTIEFGEWNEFSGRQKSFSFSGMGALIRQLSGDVNPYDVFELFIDDEIIGLLVSETNRYVEQKLNKSDLTSCSRMRKWKSTNPEEIKKFLELILYMGVIKVNPIANYWSKSPLYNFQLPGTIMSRNRFELLLSNFHFANNVSIAHNDRFGKIRPLFDKLRGRLIFKQYIPNKAHKYGIKLFQLCSSTGYTWAMKIYSGKSVDGVRETGLAHNVYLQQRRSSV